Proteins encoded by one window of Halorubrum ruber:
- a CDS encoding pyridoxal-phosphate-dependent aminotransferase family protein: protein MLMTPGPTAVPEPVRDAMSRELINPDVDPRFREIYDRLTGRLATVYGVDPSVPAAEGGRDVVALGGEGILGLEAAVASLVEPGTEVLCLSNGLYGEGFADFVESYGGDATLVAADHDEPLPLDALDEALTADGADFDLATMVHCETPTGTLNDVEAALDRIDAAADSEILTVVDAVSSLGGVSVPTDRIDVCLGASQKCFSAPPGLATAAVSDRAWAAMEARDPHELYANFLPFRDVSDGFPYTHLTTEVVALDEALGLLLDEGLDAVRERHAAAARRCRERGAELGLETVPSPERSSPTVTAFEVPGRAEALQERLREEYDVILATGLGDGAEDILRVGHMGHNARVERVEETMDALADVL, encoded by the coding sequence ATGCTCATGACGCCGGGACCGACCGCGGTCCCCGAACCGGTGCGCGACGCGATGTCCCGCGAGCTGATCAACCCCGACGTGGACCCGCGGTTTCGGGAAATATACGACCGACTCACGGGCCGGCTCGCGACGGTGTACGGCGTCGACCCGAGCGTCCCGGCCGCCGAAGGCGGGCGCGACGTGGTCGCCCTCGGCGGGGAGGGAATTCTGGGGTTAGAGGCCGCGGTCGCCTCGCTGGTCGAGCCGGGCACCGAGGTCCTCTGTCTCTCGAACGGGCTCTACGGCGAGGGGTTCGCCGACTTCGTCGAGTCGTACGGCGGCGACGCGACCCTCGTCGCGGCAGATCACGACGAGCCGCTCCCGCTCGACGCGCTCGACGAGGCGCTGACGGCCGACGGCGCCGACTTCGACCTCGCGACGATGGTCCACTGCGAGACGCCCACGGGGACGCTCAACGATGTCGAGGCCGCGCTCGACCGGATTGACGCGGCCGCGGATTCCGAGATCCTCACCGTCGTCGACGCGGTCTCCTCGCTCGGCGGGGTCTCGGTGCCGACCGACCGGATCGACGTGTGTCTCGGCGCCTCCCAGAAGTGTTTCAGCGCGCCGCCGGGGCTCGCGACCGCCGCGGTGAGCGATCGCGCGTGGGCCGCGATGGAGGCGCGCGACCCGCACGAACTGTACGCGAACTTCCTCCCGTTCCGCGACGTGAGCGACGGGTTCCCGTACACCCACCTGACGACCGAGGTCGTCGCGCTCGACGAGGCCCTCGGGCTCCTGCTCGACGAGGGGCTCGACGCGGTCCGGGAGCGACACGCGGCGGCCGCACGGCGGTGTCGCGAGCGCGGCGCGGAGCTGGGGCTGGAGACCGTGCCGAGCCCCGAACGGAGTTCGCCGACGGTGACCGCCTTCGAGGTGCCCGGGCGGGCCGAGGCGCTTCAGGAGCGACTGCGCGAGGAGTACGACGTGATCCTCGCGACGGGACTCGGTGACGGCGCCGAGGACATCCTCCGCGTCGGACACATGGGCCACAACGCGCGCGTCGAGCGCGTCGAGGAGACGATGGACGCGCTCGCCGATGTTTTATAA
- a CDS encoding metal-dependent hydrolase has translation MLPTHVLAGMLLAAPLVRAAPELAPVGFAAGFLGGLLPDLDMYTGHRRTLHYPVYYSVFAAPALLAAVVAPSVLSVGIALFLLGAALHSVADMYGGGLELRPWEGNSDRAVYDHHRERWIPPRRGVRYDGAAEDLALSLGLAVPLLLLVDGPLREVVVGTLAVAVVYTVLRRRLAEIAAAVIPLLPAAFDPYLPDRYR, from the coding sequence ATGCTTCCGACCCACGTGCTGGCGGGGATGCTGCTCGCGGCCCCGCTGGTGCGCGCGGCGCCGGAGCTGGCGCCCGTCGGGTTCGCCGCCGGCTTCCTCGGCGGGCTCCTCCCCGACCTCGACATGTACACCGGCCACCGACGGACGCTCCACTACCCCGTCTACTACTCCGTCTTCGCCGCCCCCGCGCTCCTCGCGGCCGTGGTGGCCCCGTCGGTACTCTCGGTCGGAATCGCGCTGTTCCTCCTCGGCGCGGCGCTCCACAGCGTCGCCGACATGTACGGGGGCGGCTTAGAGCTCAGACCGTGGGAAGGGAACTCCGACCGCGCGGTGTACGACCACCACCGAGAGCGGTGGATACCCCCGCGGCGCGGCGTGCGGTACGACGGCGCGGCCGAGGACCTCGCGCTCTCACTCGGGCTGGCCGTTCCGCTCCTGCTCCTCGTCGACGGCCCCCTCCGAGAGGTCGTGGTCGGGACCCTGGCCGTCGCGGTCGTGTACACCGTTCTCCGCCGTCGACTCGCGGAGATCGCGGCGGCCGTGATCCCGCTGCTCCCGGCGGCGTTCGACCCGTACCTCCCCGACCGGTATCGGTGA
- the thyA gene encoding thymidylate synthase, with amino-acid sequence MQQYLDLVDEALSTGTYKPNRTGVDTIATFSGQYTVDLAEGFPLLTTKKMDGYRWNSLIHEVLWYLSGEEHIRNLREETKIWDAWADEDGKLDTAYGRFWRRYPVPERAAELPGETWPDDADRWVTVEEDEDGTTRRTFDQIQYVLDTLEENPHSRRMVVNAWHPANAAVSTLPPCHYTFVVNVQDGRLNLHLTQRSGDIALGVPFNIAAYALLANALAQRTGFEVGEFGHTVVDAHVYCGRGDRGKWYANNLRYVQERLGNVETKDDYLDVKSWVERTAPDEPNGQEGYDHVPGLLEQLSRTPRDRPRIEVADKPLDELTYEDVEVVDYDSADGISFAVAE; translated from the coding sequence ATGCAACAGTACCTCGACCTCGTCGACGAGGCGCTCTCGACCGGCACGTACAAGCCGAACCGAACCGGCGTCGACACCATCGCGACGTTCAGCGGACAGTACACCGTCGACCTCGCGGAGGGCTTCCCCCTCCTGACCACGAAGAAGATGGACGGCTACCGGTGGAACTCCCTCATCCACGAGGTGCTGTGGTACCTCTCCGGCGAGGAGCACATCCGGAACCTCCGCGAGGAGACGAAGATCTGGGACGCCTGGGCCGACGAGGATGGGAAGCTTGACACCGCCTACGGTCGGTTCTGGCGCCGCTACCCGGTTCCTGAGCGAGCCGCCGAACTCCCCGGCGAGACGTGGCCAGACGACGCGGACCGCTGGGTCACCGTCGAGGAGGACGAAGACGGGACGACGCGACGCACCTTCGACCAGATTCAGTACGTCCTCGACACCCTCGAAGAGAACCCCCACTCCCGGCGGATGGTCGTGAACGCGTGGCACCCGGCGAATGCCGCCGTCTCCACGCTGCCGCCGTGCCACTACACCTTCGTCGTGAACGTCCAGGACGGCCGGCTCAACCTCCACCTCACGCAGCGCTCCGGCGACATCGCGCTCGGCGTCCCGTTCAACATCGCGGCGTACGCGCTGCTCGCGAACGCCTTGGCCCAGCGGACCGGCTTCGAAGTTGGCGAGTTCGGCCACACCGTCGTCGACGCGCACGTCTACTGCGGCCGCGGCGACCGCGGGAAGTGGTACGCCAACAACCTCCGCTACGTTCAGGAGCGCCTCGGCAACGTCGAGACCAAGGACGACTACCTCGACGTAAAGAGCTGGGTCGAGCGCACCGCCCCCGACGAGCCGAACGGCCAGGAGGGGTACGACCACGTGCCCGGCCTGCTCGAACAGCTTTCGCGGACGCCCCGCGACCGCCCGCGCATCGAGGTCGCGGACAAGCCGCTCGACGAGCTGACGTACGAGGACGTCGAAGTCGTCGACTACGACTCCGCGGACGGCATCTCGTTCGCGGTCGCGGAGTGA
- a CDS encoding dihydrofolate reductase, translating into MADADTPEPDGDADPDLVLVAAVAENGVIGDGDRMPWHYPADLTHFKRLTTGHPVIVGRKTYERIADRIGGPLPDRTSVVLTTRPIDDADLSEGAVVAGDPETALERAAADAADRGVDAVYVIGGATVYEAYLDRADRMVLTEIPERPEGDTRFPEWDPEAWTERERETDGDLAFVTYERRE; encoded by the coding sequence ATGGCGGACGCCGACACCCCCGAGCCTGACGGGGACGCCGACCCGGACCTCGTCCTCGTCGCCGCCGTCGCGGAGAACGGCGTGATCGGCGACGGCGACCGGATGCCGTGGCACTACCCCGCGGACCTGACGCACTTCAAGCGACTGACGACCGGCCACCCGGTGATCGTCGGCCGGAAGACGTACGAGCGCATCGCCGACCGGATCGGCGGCCCGCTCCCCGACCGGACGAGCGTCGTGTTGACGACTCGCCCCATCGACGACGCTGACCTCTCCGAGGGCGCGGTCGTCGCGGGCGACCCCGAGACCGCGCTCGAACGCGCGGCCGCGGACGCCGCGGACCGCGGCGTCGATGCCGTCTACGTCATCGGGGGCGCGACGGTGTACGAGGCGTACCTCGACCGCGCCGACCGGATGGTCCTCACCGAGATCCCGGAGCGACCCGAGGGCGACACGCGGTTCCCGGAGTGGGACCCCGAGGCGTGGACTGAGCGCGAGCGCGAGACCGACGGCGACCTCGCGTTCGTCACCTACGAGCGGCGCGAGTGA
- a CDS encoding thiol-disulfide oxidoreductase DCC family protein, whose product MDEDIPEDAAVVLFDGVCNLCSGFVQFIFPRDPEGKYRFASLQSDVGRTLLAEHDLADEELDSIVLIEDGESYVKSSAIIRIAAGLGGRYRLLSPFRYVPKAVRDRVYDFVADNRYRWFGKKDRCMMPSGDVESRFIE is encoded by the coding sequence ATGGACGAGGACATCCCGGAGGACGCCGCAGTCGTTCTCTTCGACGGCGTCTGTAACCTCTGTAGCGGGTTCGTACAGTTCATCTTCCCCCGCGACCCGGAGGGCAAGTACCGGTTCGCCTCGCTTCAGTCCGACGTGGGGCGGACCCTCTTGGCCGAACACGACCTCGCGGACGAGGAGCTGGACTCGATCGTCCTGATCGAGGACGGCGAGAGCTACGTGAAGTCGTCGGCGATCATCCGGATTGCGGCGGGGCTCGGCGGCCGCTACCGGCTCCTCTCGCCGTTCCGCTACGTGCCCAAGGCGGTCCGCGACCGCGTGTACGACTTCGTCGCCGACAACCGGTACCGGTGGTTCGGGAAGAAGGACCGATGTATGATGCCGTCTGGCGACGTGGAGTCGCGATTCATAGAGTGA
- a CDS encoding HTTM domain-containing protein, with translation MAGNPSASTVRSRLTAAVRRLAAAVAARVSVDLRALAAFRIGLGALVIADLLLRSRSLTAFYTDYGVLPRRAFFSDYSGNYSLHALSGEPWAVGLLFALAGAFALALVVGYRTRLVTLVSWVLLVSLHARNPMVLNSGDTLLRLLLFWSVFLPLGARWSLDAVRRADRGAGAASAADSAPGDTDGDPPTPGPAGGAVASVATMAVLLQILVMYLTNSVHKYASDVWMSGEAVAYVMQADQFTYLLGNYLAEFTGLLRMFTLLWVALLFASPLLLLLTGIPRAALASMFVGMHLGMAVTIRVGLFPIVVVVGFLPFLQTPVWDALERGVDRLGWSAALARWRDRFESLARTALSAGASLPRPAPSERIGDFRGSDLAAGLSRGRVLFSTVLPYVFLVLILLSSAASVGYAEVPEPAGDALDAAEMDQSWQMFAPDPIRTTRWYVAAGTLEDGTQRDVFRDAPVTFDRPARAETTYPTSRWRKYLKNVYGADNENHRSYLANYLCGEWNRTHETAVENVTVYQSYERTNPYNGTVEAADRFELIEYDCSGELVQNA, from the coding sequence ATGGCTGGAAACCCCTCCGCCTCGACCGTCCGGTCGCGGCTCACCGCCGCCGTTCGACGGCTCGCGGCCGCGGTCGCCGCGCGAGTCTCGGTCGACCTGCGGGCGCTCGCCGCGTTCCGGATCGGGCTCGGAGCCCTGGTGATCGCCGACCTGCTCCTCCGCTCGCGCTCGTTGACCGCCTTCTACACCGATTACGGCGTGCTACCGCGCCGCGCGTTCTTCTCGGACTACTCGGGGAACTACTCGCTACACGCGCTCTCCGGCGAACCGTGGGCCGTCGGCCTGCTGTTCGCGCTGGCCGGCGCCTTCGCCCTCGCGCTGGTCGTCGGGTACCGAACGCGGCTCGTGACGCTCGTCTCGTGGGTGCTGCTGGTCTCGCTACACGCCCGGAACCCGATGGTGTTGAACTCGGGCGACACCCTCCTTCGGCTGCTGCTCTTCTGGAGCGTCTTCCTCCCGCTCGGCGCCCGCTGGTCGCTCGACGCCGTCAGGCGAGCGGACCGGGGAGCCGGCGCGGCGTCCGCCGCCGACTCCGCGCCGGGCGATACCGACGGGGACCCCCCGACGCCGGGACCGGCGGGGGGCGCCGTGGCGAGCGTCGCCACGATGGCGGTCCTGCTGCAGATACTGGTGATGTACCTGACGAACTCCGTCCACAAGTACGCGAGCGACGTCTGGATGAGCGGGGAGGCGGTCGCGTACGTCATGCAGGCCGACCAGTTCACCTACCTCCTCGGCAACTACCTCGCCGAGTTCACCGGACTCCTGCGGATGTTCACGCTCCTGTGGGTCGCCCTGCTGTTCGCGTCGCCGCTGTTGCTCCTGCTCACGGGGATTCCGCGCGCCGCCCTCGCCTCGATGTTCGTTGGGATGCACCTCGGGATGGCGGTCACGATACGGGTCGGCCTCTTCCCGATCGTCGTCGTCGTCGGCTTCCTTCCGTTCCTCCAGACGCCCGTCTGGGACGCCCTGGAGCGCGGCGTCGACCGACTGGGCTGGTCGGCGGCGCTCGCTCGCTGGCGAGACCGCTTCGAATCCCTGGCGAGGACGGCCCTCTCGGCCGGCGCGTCGCTCCCCCGACCGGCGCCGTCGGAGCGTATCGGTGACTTCCGCGGTAGCGACCTCGCCGCGGGTCTCTCCCGCGGACGCGTCCTCTTCTCGACGGTCCTGCCGTACGTCTTCCTCGTGTTGATCCTCCTGTCGAGCGCGGCGTCGGTCGGCTACGCCGAGGTTCCGGAGCCCGCCGGCGACGCCTTGGACGCCGCCGAGATGGACCAGTCGTGGCAGATGTTCGCGCCAGACCCGATCCGCACGACGCGGTGGTACGTCGCGGCGGGCACGCTCGAGGACGGCACCCAACGGGACGTGTTCCGCGACGCCCCGGTCACCTTCGACAGGCCGGCGCGCGCGGAGACCACCTATCCGACCTCGCGCTGGCGGAAGTACCTGAAGAACGTCTACGGCGCCGACAACGAGAACCACCGCTCGTACCTCGCGAACTACCTCTGCGGGGAGTGGAACCGCACCCACGAGACGGCCGTCGAGAACGTGACCGTCTACCAGTCGTACGAGCGAACGAACCCCTACAACGGGACGGTCGAGGCCGCGGACCGGTTCGAGCTGATCGAGTACGACTGCTCGGGCGAGCTCGTCCAGAACGCGTGA
- a CDS encoding homoserine kinase, with product MVTVRAPATSANLGSGFDVFGAALSRPADVVTVEKAAETTIEVTGVGAQYIPEDPEKNTVGAVVEALDAPARIHIDKGVRPASGLGSSAASAAGAAVALNRLYDRGRSREELVPIAAEGEAVVSGVAHADNVAPSILGGFTVTTAEGTRSVDAAIPLVVCLPDVAVSTRDARRVVPETASMEELVETVGNAATLAIGMCRSDPDLVGLGMSDPVVTPERARLITGYDDVRERAFDAGATGVTVSGAGPAVIAACRERDRRDVAAGMLDAFADAGIEARAYQTRIGRGSTVLEE from the coding sequence ATGGTAACGGTACGGGCCCCCGCGACGAGCGCGAACCTCGGGAGCGGCTTCGACGTGTTCGGGGCGGCCCTCTCGCGGCCGGCGGACGTCGTCACCGTCGAGAAGGCGGCCGAGACGACGATCGAGGTCACGGGCGTCGGCGCGCAGTACATCCCGGAGGACCCCGAGAAGAACACCGTCGGTGCCGTCGTCGAGGCGCTCGACGCGCCCGCGCGCATCCACATCGACAAGGGCGTGCGCCCGGCCTCCGGGCTCGGCTCCTCGGCCGCGAGCGCCGCGGGCGCCGCGGTCGCGCTCAACCGGCTGTACGACCGCGGGCGCTCCCGGGAGGAGCTGGTCCCGATCGCCGCCGAGGGCGAGGCCGTCGTCTCCGGGGTCGCGCACGCCGACAACGTCGCCCCCTCGATCCTCGGCGGGTTCACCGTGACGACCGCGGAGGGAACCCGGTCGGTCGACGCCGCGATCCCGCTGGTCGTCTGTCTCCCCGACGTGGCGGTCTCGACCCGCGACGCGCGCCGGGTCGTCCCGGAGACCGCCTCGATGGAGGAGTTAGTCGAGACCGTCGGCAACGCCGCGACGCTCGCGATCGGCATGTGCCGCTCGGACCCCGACCTCGTCGGCCTCGGCATGAGCGACCCCGTGGTCACGCCCGAGCGCGCCCGCCTGATCACCGGCTACGACGACGTCCGCGAGCGCGCCTTCGACGCGGGCGCAACCGGCGTCACCGTCAGCGGCGCCGGCCCCGCGGTGATCGCGGCCTGCCGCGAGCGCGACCGCCGCGACGTCGCCGCCGGGATGCTCGACGCCTTCGCCGACGCCGGGATCGAGGCGCGGGCGTACCAGACCCGGATCGGGCGCGGGTCGACCGTTCTCGAGGAGTGA
- a CDS encoding TIGR00341 family protein produces the protein MIPAGKRAAVVRALDDEGVDYVVTDETSGREYTAVATFPLPTAAVEPVLDRLREAGIDESTYTVIVAAETVISRRFEALEEEYEEEAEHGGDRISREELQAKAEGLASGLGTYVLMTVISAVIATAGLLLDSPATVVGSMVIAPLIGPAMSAAVGTVVDDDALFRRGVRMQILGVVVAILAATLFAFALRALALVPPGLDPLELAEVSERLAPNVLVLIVAIGAGVAGIVSLMTGVSATLVGVMIAVALIPPAAAVGIGIAFWIPQLVLGAGVIVAVNVLSINLSALIVLWYEGYRPRHWFREDDARSAVLKRAVILVLAIAVLSVFLGGVTYESYAVSTTEADIRTAVGDELAALDSNVELLELDIERTGTIPPLETERVDVIVGAPPGSDLAGLADALDDRVEATIGSDVRIEVRIVTVERA, from the coding sequence ATGATTCCGGCGGGCAAGCGGGCGGCGGTCGTCCGCGCGCTCGACGACGAGGGGGTCGACTACGTCGTCACCGACGAGACGAGCGGCCGGGAGTACACCGCAGTCGCGACGTTCCCGCTCCCGACCGCCGCGGTCGAGCCGGTCCTCGACCGGCTGCGAGAGGCGGGGATCGACGAGAGTACCTACACCGTCATCGTCGCGGCCGAGACTGTCATCTCGCGGCGGTTCGAGGCGCTCGAAGAGGAGTACGAGGAGGAGGCCGAACACGGCGGCGACCGCATCTCGCGGGAGGAGCTCCAGGCGAAGGCGGAGGGGCTCGCCTCCGGACTGGGGACGTACGTGCTGATGACCGTTATCTCGGCGGTGATAGCCACGGCGGGGCTGCTGCTCGACTCGCCGGCGACCGTGGTCGGGTCGATGGTGATCGCGCCCCTCATCGGCCCCGCGATGTCGGCGGCGGTCGGCACCGTCGTCGACGACGATGCGCTGTTCCGGCGGGGCGTACGGATGCAGATACTGGGCGTCGTCGTCGCGATTCTCGCGGCGACGCTGTTCGCGTTCGCGCTGCGCGCTCTCGCCTTGGTCCCGCCCGGGCTCGACCCGCTCGAACTCGCGGAGGTGTCCGAGCGGCTCGCGCCCAACGTGTTGGTGCTCATCGTGGCCATCGGTGCCGGCGTCGCCGGGATCGTCTCGCTGATGACCGGCGTTTCGGCGACGCTCGTGGGCGTGATGATCGCCGTGGCGCTCATCCCGCCAGCGGCCGCCGTCGGGATCGGGATCGCCTTTTGGATCCCGCAACTCGTACTCGGCGCGGGCGTGATCGTCGCGGTGAACGTCCTCTCGATCAATCTCTCGGCGCTGATCGTGTTGTGGTACGAGGGGTACCGACCGCGACACTGGTTCCGCGAGGACGACGCCCGTTCGGCGGTGTTGAAGCGGGCGGTCATCCTCGTCCTCGCCATCGCGGTGCTGTCGGTGTTCCTCGGCGGGGTCACCTACGAGTCGTACGCCGTCTCGACGACCGAGGCGGACATCAGAACGGCCGTCGGCGACGAGCTGGCCGCGCTCGACTCGAACGTGGAGCTGCTGGAGCTGGACATCGAGCGGACCGGAACGATCCCCCCGCTCGAAACGGAGCGCGTCGACGTGATCGTCGGCGCGCCGCCGGGGAGCGACCTCGCCGGGCTCGCCGACGCGCTCGACGATCGAGTTGAGGCGACGATCGGCAGCGACGTACGGATCGAAGTCCGCATCGTCACCGTCGAACGGGCGTGA
- a CDS encoding SIMPL domain-containing protein, with product MNRRLTALIGIAALVALAGCTGFAGTATPTGGDEAQLERSIEVTAAGEATSAPDRATLRVGVTATGDDAADVRDELAAGEEELRTALTDWGLDDDAIRTERYDVRESYETRDDPNRTRYEGVHQYAIELDDVDAVGEVIDVAIDAGADEVQRIEFGLSEETEREVREEAIATAMSNADDDAAALANASDLEVSGVYEVSTTQSGSRPFIAESFDAAAGGDAGGSTAVETGDVSVRVSVNVVYEATPA from the coding sequence ATGAACAGGCGACTGACGGCACTCATCGGCATCGCGGCGCTCGTCGCGCTGGCCGGCTGTACGGGGTTCGCGGGCACCGCCACCCCGACCGGCGGCGACGAGGCGCAACTGGAGCGGAGCATCGAAGTGACGGCCGCGGGCGAGGCGACGTCGGCGCCCGACCGCGCCACCCTCCGCGTCGGGGTCACCGCGACCGGCGACGACGCCGCGGACGTGCGCGACGAGCTGGCCGCCGGCGAGGAGGAGCTCCGGACGGCGCTGACCGACTGGGGGCTCGACGACGACGCGATCCGGACGGAGCGGTACGATGTCCGCGAGAGCTACGAGACCCGCGACGACCCGAACCGGACGCGGTACGAGGGCGTCCACCAGTACGCGATCGAGCTTGATGACGTCGACGCAGTCGGCGAGGTGATCGACGTCGCGATCGACGCCGGCGCGGACGAGGTCCAGCGGATCGAGTTCGGACTGAGCGAGGAGACCGAGCGGGAGGTCCGCGAGGAGGCGATCGCGACGGCCATGTCGAACGCCGACGACGACGCGGCCGCGCTCGCGAACGCGAGCGACCTGGAGGTCTCGGGCGTCTACGAGGTGTCGACGACGCAGTCGGGATCGCGGCCGTTCATCGCTGAGAGCTTCGACGCGGCGGCCGGCGGCGACGCGGGCGGCTCGACGGCCGTCGAGACCGGCGACGTGAGCGTGCGCGTCTCGGTGAACGTCGTCTACGAGGCGACGCCGGCCTGA
- a CDS encoding NOG1 family protein, giving the protein MIFEGLPTTPRSEELVDKAFSRAARAGRAKRGHEAQESMLRTAGNVLSDNLENVVTSWPDFGFDVDPFYYELADAIVDVDRLRQALSQVMWASRQIEDLRDEYTTKIRNSDVDTARKHRKQAFARMADVMDQIEEDLRYIGDSRDQLKVLPEINPDEPAIVVAGYPNVGKSSFVNRVTRASNQIAEYPFTTKGVQIGHFDRNHVRYQIVDTPGLLDRPEDERNDIERQAVSALEHLADAVVFVIDPSGDCGYPLDVQLELREEVRELFGADVPLLTVANKHDRFEAVKAESVDATMSVTEEENVEDVLDMAVDAVGYEPDLPTRDGE; this is encoded by the coding sequence ATGATATTTGAGGGCCTCCCGACGACTCCGCGCTCCGAGGAGCTCGTCGACAAGGCGTTCTCGCGGGCGGCGCGGGCCGGGCGCGCGAAGCGCGGCCACGAGGCGCAGGAGTCGATGCTCCGGACCGCCGGCAACGTGCTCTCGGACAACTTGGAGAACGTCGTCACCTCGTGGCCCGACTTCGGCTTCGACGTCGACCCGTTCTACTACGAGCTCGCGGACGCCATCGTCGACGTCGACCGCCTCCGACAGGCGCTCTCGCAGGTGATGTGGGCCAGCCGCCAGATCGAGGACCTCCGCGACGAGTACACGACGAAGATCCGGAACTCGGACGTGGACACCGCCCGCAAGCACCGCAAGCAGGCGTTCGCGCGCATGGCCGACGTGATGGACCAGATCGAAGAAGACTTACGGTACATCGGCGACTCGCGGGACCAGCTGAAGGTGCTGCCGGAGATCAATCCCGACGAGCCCGCCATCGTCGTCGCCGGCTACCCCAACGTCGGCAAATCCTCGTTCGTCAACCGCGTCACCCGCGCGTCGAACCAGATCGCGGAGTACCCGTTCACCACGAAGGGCGTCCAGATCGGCCACTTCGACCGGAACCACGTCCGCTACCAGATCGTCGACACGCCCGGCCTGCTCGACCGCCCGGAGGACGAGCGCAACGACATCGAGCGGCAGGCGGTGAGCGCCCTCGAACACCTCGCGGACGCCGTCGTCTTCGTCATCGACCCCTCCGGCGACTGCGGCTATCCCCTCGACGTCCAGTTAGAGCTCCGCGAGGAGGTCCGGGAACTGTTCGGCGCGGACGTACCGCTGCTCACGGTGGCGAACAAACACGACCGCTTCGAGGCGGTGAAGGCGGAGTCCGTCGACGCGACGATGAGCGTCACCGAAGAGGAGAACGTCGAGGACGTCCTCGACATGGCGGTCGACGCGGTCGGCTACGAGCCCGACCTGCCCACGCGAGACGGGGAGTAG
- a CDS encoding Na+/H+ antiporter NhaC family protein: MARSFTPTAYEDLDPDRRPSLAAALVPVLAVVAFLGIGSAVLGLDPHPPLLWSIAFVGAFGLWLGYDWDELFDGIANGLVMGLQAILIIFTIYGLIATWVSAGTIPSLMYYGLEVLSPTTFLPAAAVLAAVVAFAIGSSWTTVGTLGVAFVGIGAGLGVPAPMTVGAVLSGAYAGDKQSPLSDTTNLAAGVTNTDLYGHIRRMRTGTAIAFGLAVLGFAALGLRTSGAIPAGRIAEIQGGLTETYAITVVAFVPLVVTFGLALRGYAALPTLVAGVFAGAFMTILLQGTGFVAAWEVFMSGTAPQSSSQTVNDLLATGGLTGSAWTITVVVAALSLGGILERTGVLAVIAHAFTSAVRSPGALVAGTGVSAIVINALTSQQYMSIVLPGVTLRNTYDEFGLDTDQLSRAVEAAGTPTGALFPWHAGAVFMASATGVPTLEYAPYYLFAFLSPLVLFVMAATGYTIDVGPLAAGAPAADEPAAATDDD, encoded by the coding sequence ATGGCACGCTCGTTCACGCCGACGGCGTACGAGGACCTCGACCCGGACCGTCGCCCGAGCTTGGCGGCGGCGCTGGTCCCGGTCCTCGCCGTCGTCGCGTTCCTCGGCATCGGCTCGGCCGTCCTCGGCTTGGACCCGCACCCGCCGCTCCTCTGGAGCATCGCCTTCGTCGGCGCCTTCGGACTGTGGCTCGGCTACGACTGGGACGAGCTGTTCGACGGCATCGCCAACGGGCTCGTGATGGGGCTCCAGGCGATCCTGATCATCTTCACCATCTACGGGCTGATCGCCACCTGGGTCAGCGCCGGCACCATCCCGAGCTTGATGTACTACGGGTTGGAGGTGCTCTCGCCGACGACGTTCCTCCCGGCGGCCGCGGTCCTCGCCGCGGTCGTCGCGTTCGCGATCGGCTCCTCGTGGACCACCGTCGGGACGCTCGGCGTCGCCTTCGTCGGCATCGGCGCGGGGCTCGGCGTTCCCGCCCCGATGACGGTCGGGGCGGTCCTCTCGGGCGCGTACGCCGGTGACAAGCAGTCGCCGCTCTCCGACACCACGAACCTCGCGGCCGGCGTCACCAACACCGACCTGTACGGCCACATCCGCCGCATGCGGACCGGCACCGCGATCGCCTTCGGGCTCGCGGTCCTCGGCTTCGCCGCGCTCGGCCTCCGCACAAGCGGAGCCATTCCGGCGGGCCGGATCGCCGAGATACAGGGCGGGCTCACGGAGACGTACGCGATCACGGTCGTCGCGTTCGTCCCGCTCGTCGTCACCTTCGGGCTGGCGCTGCGCGGCTACGCCGCGCTCCCGACGCTCGTCGCCGGCGTGTTCGCCGGCGCGTTCATGACGATCCTCCTCCAGGGGACCGGCTTCGTCGCCGCGTGGGAGGTGTTCATGTCCGGGACCGCGCCCCAGTCGAGCTCTCAGACGGTGAACGACCTCCTCGCCACCGGCGGTCTCACCGGCTCCGCGTGGACGATCACGGTCGTCGTCGCCGCGCTCTCGCTCGGCGGAATCTTAGAGCGCACGGGCGTCCTCGCGGTGATCGCGCACGCGTTCACGTCGGCCGTCCGGAGCCCGGGCGCGCTCGTCGCGGGGACTGGCGTCTCCGCGATCGTTATTAACGCGCTCACCTCCCAGCAGTACATGAGCATCGTCCTCCCGGGCGTCACGCTCCGGAACACCTACGACGAGTTCGGGCTCGACACCGACCAGCTCTCCCGCGCGGTCGAGGCCGCCGGGACGCCGACCGGCGCGCTGTTCCCGTGGCACGCCGGCGCCGTCTTCATGGCGAGCGCCACCGGCGTGCCGACGCTGGAGTACGCGCCCTACTACCTGTTCGCGTTCCTCTCGCCGCTCGTGTTGTTCGTCATGGCCGCGACCGGCTACACGATCGACGTGGGCCCGCTCGCGGCCGGGGCGCCAGCCGCCGACGAGCCGGCCGCGGCGACCGACGACGACTGA